The Deinococcus arcticus genome has a segment encoding these proteins:
- a CDS encoding D-alanyl-D-alanine carboxypeptidase/D-alanyl-D-alanine-endopeptidase, which produces MRRLALLVLCLLSAGAQAPEAGDAVRLTREPGLSAPVRGVLLGLPPGVRAGVLVVDLRTRAVLEAQAPDTPFIPASTVKLITAGSVLDDRGGALGAWTTELTVPAGQVGRAQVSHLTLRGSGDPTLAVSGRYSLRALARQARVHGVRRVGRVQLDERPLDPQSWAGLPLGVPMTALRLWEWRRRPPASVSEARARLGAALVEELRRAGITVASAEIGRAAPYRPYVPPARTDEQGRPLPPDPFIPVTRRPEQGVASVRSASPARVLAAMLRPSDNLRAEELLSTLAHRPGGNGALGGALARERAWLRRLGVDLRGLRLADGSGLSRDNRLSARALVAVLRAQYDLPHPLPGRAGLPASLYRTRGNAFIEALPQAGTGENVPEHDGRGGTLARRLVGAELDVRAKTGTLPGVSALAGYVTGRSGHPLAFAILMNGPDSTPILTLRALQDDLVRELAAAH; this is translated from the coding sequence ATGCGCCGCCTCGCCCTGCTGGTTCTGTGTCTGCTGAGCGCGGGGGCCCAGGCGCCGGAAGCGGGCGACGCCGTGCGGCTGACGCGCGAACCGGGGCTGAGTGCGCCCGTGCGCGGGGTGCTCCTGGGGCTGCCGCCGGGCGTGCGGGCGGGGGTGCTGGTGGTGGACCTGCGCACGCGGGCGGTCCTGGAAGCCCAGGCCCCCGATACCCCGTTCATTCCCGCGAGCACGGTCAAGCTGATCACGGCGGGCAGCGTACTGGACGACCGGGGCGGGGCTCTGGGCGCCTGGACCACCGAGCTGACGGTGCCGGCAGGGCAGGTGGGCCGGGCGCAGGTGTCGCACCTGACCCTGCGCGGCAGTGGGGACCCCACGCTGGCAGTGAGTGGCCGCTACAGCCTGCGGGCGCTGGCCCGGCAGGCGCGGGTGCATGGGGTGCGGCGGGTGGGCCGGGTGCAGCTGGACGAGCGCCCCCTGGACCCCCAGAGCTGGGCCGGGTTGCCGCTGGGGGTGCCCATGACCGCGCTGCGCCTCTGGGAGTGGCGCCGCCGACCCCCAGCCAGTGTCAGCGAGGCGCGGGCCCGGCTGGGCGCCGCCCTGGTAGAGGAACTGCGCCGCGCGGGGATCACGGTGGCCTCAGCAGAGATTGGCCGCGCGGCGCCCTACCGGCCCTACGTGCCCCCCGCCCGCACCGACGAACAGGGCCGCCCGCTGCCGCCCGATCCGTTCATTCCCGTCACTCGCCGCCCCGAGCAGGGCGTGGCCAGTGTGCGCAGCGCCTCGCCCGCCCGGGTGCTGGCCGCCATGCTGCGCCCCAGCGACAACCTGCGCGCCGAGGAACTGCTGTCCACCCTGGCCCACCGCCCCGGGGGCAACGGCGCCCTGGGGGGCGCCCTGGCCCGCGAGCGGGCGTGGCTGCGCCGCCTGGGCGTGGACCTGCGGGGGCTGCGCCTGGCCGACGGCAGCGGCCTGAGCCGCGACAACCGCCTCTCGGCGCGGGCCCTGGTGGCGGTGCTGCGCGCCCAGTACGATCTGCCCCATCCCCTGCCGGGGCGCGCGGGCCTGCCCGCTTCCCTGTACCGCACGCGCGGCAACGCCTTTATTGAGGCGCTGCCCCAGGCTGGCACCGGCGAAAACGTGCCTGAGCACGACGGACGCGGCGGCACGCTGGCGCGGCGGCTGGTGGGCGCGGAGCTGGACGTGCGCGCCAAGACCGGCACCCTGCCCGGCGTGAGTGCCCTGGCCGGGTATGTCACGGGCCGCAGCGGGCATCCGCTGGC
- a CDS encoding ATP-binding protein produces MLDGVLARLDEATNPLPRFTAPRCLLDRQAVGGCDACHATCPHGAITLGPLGQSVQIDPARCTGCGLCVQVCPSGALEYNLEPALHSVKDQQAPESRSGPDASLTCAQSGAGGPSLPCLGRVTPALLSVAGAWGAPLTLLHGDCAACPVGAPDVPARLERVLEEAQRLRAPTGQPARVTIRRAAPEDTARALTVSRRGAFGALFRAGKQHVAQSLPEQPLPFVDWSVPEDRTPQEWVWRARSLKPAPPPDAAITWPAPLVDDTCIDCPVCANVCPTGAITRDLQPDGGVQLLLNLGACTGCMACLHSCPPQAIHAQSHWRPAAFAAPLLLRESDTVM; encoded by the coding sequence ATGCTTGACGGAGTCCTGGCCCGCCTTGACGAGGCCACCAACCCCCTGCCCCGGTTCACCGCGCCGCGCTGCCTGCTGGACCGGCAGGCGGTGGGGGGCTGCGACGCCTGTCACGCCACCTGCCCGCACGGCGCCATCACCCTGGGGCCGCTGGGCCAGAGCGTGCAGATTGACCCGGCCAGGTGCACCGGCTGCGGCCTGTGCGTACAGGTGTGTCCCAGCGGCGCCCTGGAGTACAACCTGGAACCCGCCCTGCACAGCGTCAAAGACCAGCAGGCCCCGGAGAGCCGCTCTGGACCGGACGCCAGCCTCACCTGCGCCCAGAGTGGAGCGGGCGGGCCCTCGCTGCCCTGCCTGGGGCGCGTGACCCCGGCGCTGCTTTCGGTGGCTGGGGCCTGGGGCGCGCCGCTGACCCTGCTGCACGGCGACTGCGCGGCGTGCCCGGTGGGCGCCCCCGATGTGCCGGCCCGCCTGGAACGCGTGCTGGAAGAAGCCCAGCGCCTGCGTGCGCCCACCGGGCAGCCCGCCCGGGTGACCATTCGCCGCGCGGCCCCTGAAGACACGGCCCGGGCCCTGACCGTTTCGCGCCGGGGAGCCTTTGGGGCCCTGTTCCGTGCCGGCAAGCAGCATGTGGCCCAGAGCCTTCCCGAGCAGCCGCTGCCCTTCGTGGACTGGAGCGTCCCCGAGGACCGCACGCCGCAGGAGTGGGTGTGGCGCGCGCGCAGCCTCAAGCCTGCTCCCCCACCAGACGCCGCTATTACTTGGCCGGCCCCGCTGGTAGACGACACCTGCATTGACTGCCCCGTGTGCGCCAACGTGTGCCCCACAGGCGCCATCACCCGCGACCTGCAGCCCGACGGAGGCGTGCAGCTGCTGCTGAACCTGGGCGCCTGCACCGGCTGCATGGCCTGCCTGCATTCGTGCCCCCCCCAGGCCATTCACGCCCAGTCCCACTGGCGCCCGGCGGCCTTTGCCGCGCCCCTGCTGCTGCGGGAAAGTGACACGGTGATGTAG
- a CDS encoding YbaN family protein → MAALPPAPPRRRPLWVALGFVLTGLGVLGLLLPGLPGTVWFVLAAACFSRGDPRWEAWLLSRPLVGPLVQDYRAGRGMPLRAKWIACACIALAVAFSVERIPVLAGQVVWVLLGGLGVLYITLRVPTRR, encoded by the coding sequence ATGGCCGCCCTGCCCCCTGCGCCGCCTCGCCGCCGGCCCCTGTGGGTGGCGCTGGGCTTTGTTCTAACGGGCCTGGGCGTGCTGGGGCTGCTGCTGCCGGGGCTACCGGGCACCGTGTGGTTTGTGCTGGCCGCCGCGTGTTTCTCGCGCGGGGACCCGCGCTGGGAGGCGTGGCTGCTCTCGCGCCCGTTGGTGGGGCCCCTGGTGCAGGACTACCGCGCGGGCCGGGGCATGCCGCTGCGGGCCAAATGGATCGCCTGCGCCTGTATTGCGCTGGCGGTGGCCTTCAGCGTGGAGCGGATTCCGGTGCTGGCCGGGCAGGTGGTCTGGGTGCTGCTGGGGGGCCTGGGCGTGCTGTACATCACCCTGCGGGTGCCCACCCGGCGTTAA
- the rraA gene encoding ribonuclease E activity regulator RraA: MTDLHPGPELPTQDLPTQDLPTTDLSDLYPQAQVLLPLLADFGGRARFTGVAVTLRVHEHNPLVRAALDTPGEGRVLVVDGGGSLNCALLGGLLGALAVKNGWAGVIVHGCVRDTAELRCLPLGVRALAAHPRRSGKAVQGEHGVPVTFAGVTIRPGDHLHADEDGIVVLPA, translated from the coding sequence ATGACCGACCTGCACCCCGGCCCAGAGCTGCCCACCCAGGACCTGCCCACGCAGGATTTGCCCACCACCGACCTGAGCGACCTGTACCCGCAGGCGCAGGTGCTGCTGCCGCTGCTGGCGGACTTCGGGGGCCGCGCCCGCTTTACCGGCGTGGCGGTGACGCTGCGGGTCCACGAGCACAACCCGCTGGTGCGCGCGGCCCTGGATACGCCCGGCGAGGGCCGCGTGCTGGTGGTGGACGGTGGCGGCAGCCTGAACTGCGCGCTGCTGGGTGGGTTGCTGGGCGCCCTGGCCGTGAAGAACGGCTGGGCCGGGGTGATCGTGCATGGCTGCGTGCGCGACACCGCCGAACTGCGCTGCCTGCCGCTGGGCGTGCGCGCCCTGGCCGCCCACCCCCGGCGCAGTGGCAAGGCGGTGCAGGGCGAGCATGGCGTGCCCGTGACCTTCGCCGGCGTGACCATCCGCCCCGGTGATCACCTGCACGCCGATGAAGACGGCATTGTGGTGCTGCCTGCCTGA
- a CDS encoding LacI family DNA-binding transcriptional regulator, with the protein MIHTTRATIDDIARAAGVSKGTVSRVLNGHSTVAARTRQRVQEVMTQLSYAPDPAARHLSWRTGQTLGLSLDRDDPLLHPYHVLFRRALESQTAPQGVQLVDLRADLKGMTRLPSAVLVMHAVDGDPRLSYLAAQGVPAVLIGHQPGAFWVAPDDVGGARLATRQLTGAGHRQLAYLGAGPSQVAQDREYGCRDAARAAGASLHTIPSDFTVLGGYRAVRRAWEGGLRFTGLFAQSDESAAGAVAALDDLGVGVPHEVSVVGFDGLPELPIPLKLTTVAQDIPRIAATALTLVQEAISGLPARGEFIPVQLTPGATVAPPPGGTP; encoded by the coding sequence ATGATCCACACGACCCGCGCCACCATTGACGACATTGCCCGCGCCGCCGGCGTCAGCAAGGGCACGGTCAGCCGCGTACTCAACGGCCACAGCACGGTGGCGGCGCGCACCCGGCAACGGGTGCAGGAGGTCATGACCCAGCTGAGTTACGCGCCGGACCCGGCGGCCCGGCACCTGAGCTGGCGCACCGGGCAGACCCTGGGCCTGTCGCTGGACCGCGACGACCCCCTGCTGCACCCCTACCACGTGCTGTTCCGCCGGGCCCTGGAAAGCCAGACCGCGCCGCAGGGCGTGCAACTGGTGGACCTGCGCGCCGATCTCAAGGGCATGACCCGGCTGCCCAGCGCCGTGCTGGTCATGCACGCGGTGGACGGCGATCCCCGCCTGAGCTATCTGGCCGCCCAGGGCGTGCCCGCCGTGCTGATCGGGCACCAGCCCGGCGCCTTCTGGGTGGCGCCCGACGACGTGGGGGGCGCCCGGCTGGCCACGCGCCAGCTGACCGGGGCGGGGCACCGCCAGCTGGCGTACCTGGGCGCCGGCCCCAGTCAGGTGGCCCAGGACCGCGAGTACGGCTGCCGTGACGCGGCGCGCGCCGCCGGGGCCAGCCTGCACACCATTCCCAGCGATTTCACCGTGCTGGGCGGCTACCGGGCCGTGCGCCGCGCCTGGGAGGGGGGGCTGCGCTTCACCGGCCTGTTTGCCCAGAGCGACGAGAGCGCCGCTGGCGCTGTGGCCGCGCTGGACGATCTGGGCGTGGGCGTGCCCCATGAAGTCAGCGTGGTGGGCTTTGACGGCCTGCCCGAACTGCCCATTCCCCTCAAGCTCACCACCGTGGCGCAGGACATTCCCCGTATTGCCGCCACCGCCCTGACCCTGGTGCAGGAAGCCATCAGCGGCCTGCCCGCGCGGGGCGAATTCATTCCCGTGCAACTGACGCCCGGCGCCACTGTTGCGCCACCCCCCGGAGGGACGCCATGA
- a CDS encoding ABC transporter substrate-binding protein, protein MKKTLILSLAVLVAAAAQTAQAQTTIKINGYGGTDPAVVGDLINRFVKPALAKDRITVTYEPLQGDYNKSLTTLLAAGNAGDVFYLPAETLDGFVATGKVLPLNGLVNTSPFIKSLNTAFTRNGRLYGVAKDFNTLTLVYNRDLFDEAGVAYPNNNDTWATLQTKLTTLKQKLGPDYAGICLQPNWDRFGAFAFATGWNQFDSRGKTNLADPRFAEAFNFYTGLARNKVGVQPSEVSEGWTGGCLKTGKVAVGIEGSWVVNFLRDNAPNLKFGTALMPKNTKTGKRGNFLYTVGWAINAGTKNRAAALKVLNILTSPQVQQYVLEQGLAIPSRTALTNNAYFKKTDPGAVNSRLVFDGADDGNVRAFTFGPQGADWSKPINEALAAVLSGQKSAADALRKAQADMNAFQNR, encoded by the coding sequence ATGAAAAAGACCCTGATTCTCAGCCTCGCCGTGCTTGTCGCTGCTGCCGCGCAGACCGCGCAGGCGCAGACCACCATCAAGATCAACGGGTACGGCGGCACCGACCCGGCCGTGGTGGGTGACCTGATCAACCGCTTTGTGAAGCCCGCGCTGGCCAAGGACCGGATCACCGTGACCTACGAGCCGCTGCAGGGTGACTACAACAAGTCCCTGACCACGCTGCTGGCCGCTGGCAACGCGGGCGACGTGTTTTACCTGCCTGCCGAGACGCTGGACGGCTTCGTCGCCACCGGCAAGGTGCTGCCGCTGAACGGTCTGGTGAACACCAGCCCCTTTATCAAGAGCCTGAACACCGCCTTTACCCGCAATGGGCGCCTGTACGGCGTGGCCAAGGACTTCAACACCCTGACCCTGGTGTACAACCGCGACCTGTTCGACGAGGCGGGCGTGGCCTACCCCAACAACAACGACACCTGGGCCACGCTGCAGACCAAGCTGACCACCCTGAAGCAGAAACTGGGCCCCGACTACGCGGGCATCTGCCTGCAGCCCAACTGGGACCGCTTCGGCGCCTTTGCGTTTGCCACCGGCTGGAACCAGTTTGATTCCAGGGGCAAGACCAACCTGGCCGACCCCCGCTTTGCCGAGGCGTTCAACTTCTACACCGGCCTGGCCCGCAACAAGGTGGGCGTGCAGCCCAGCGAGGTCAGCGAGGGCTGGACCGGCGGCTGCCTGAAGACCGGCAAGGTGGCGGTGGGCATTGAGGGCAGCTGGGTCGTGAACTTCCTGCGCGACAACGCCCCCAACCTGAAATTCGGCACCGCGCTGATGCCCAAGAACACCAAGACGGGCAAACGCGGCAACTTCCTGTACACCGTGGGCTGGGCCATCAACGCCGGCACCAAGAACCGCGCCGCCGCGCTGAAGGTGCTGAATATCCTCACCAGCCCGCAGGTGCAGCAGTACGTGCTGGAACAGGGCCTGGCCATTCCCAGCCGCACCGCCCTGACCAACAACGCCTACTTCAAGAAGACCGACCCCGGCGCCGTGAACAGCCGCCTGGTCTTCGACGGCGCCGACGACGGCAACGTGCGCGCCTTTACCTTCGGGCCCCAGGGCGCCGACTGGAGCAAGCCGATCAACGAGGCGCTGGCCGCCGTGCTGAGCGGCCAGAAGAGCGCCGCCGACGCGCTGAGAAAGGCACAGGCCGACATGAACGCCTTCCAGAACCGCTAA